Proteins co-encoded in one Cricetulus griseus strain 17A/GY chromosome 1 unlocalized genomic scaffold, alternate assembly CriGri-PICRH-1.0 chr1_1, whole genome shotgun sequence genomic window:
- the Areg gene encoding amphiregulin isoform X2 — protein MRTPLLPRALLVQSLLLLLGSGHYAAGLDLNDTTSGKIPAFSGHHNATGLVVSAGSEVSTISEMPSGSELSTGDYDYSEEYDNEPQISGYVIDDSVRVEQVIKPKKNKTEGDRTSDKPKRKKKGSKSGKGRRNKKKKKNPCDTNFQNFCIHGECVYIENLAVTCKCDSEYFGERCGEKSMKTQSKDDNDLSKIALAAITVFVSVVTLIAVGIVVTVQLRKRYFKEYEGEAEERKKLRQETGNVPVIA, from the exons ATGAGAACTCCGCTGCTGCCGCGGGCGCTCCTGGTGCAGTCGCTGCTGCTTCTTTTAGGCTCAG GCCATTATGCAGCTGGGTTGGACCTGAATGATACCACCTCTGGGAAAATTCCAGCATTTTCTGGGCACCACAATGCCACTGGACTTGTGGTTTCTGCGGGAAGTGAGGTCTCTACCATAAGTGAAATGCCCTCTGGCAGTGAACTCTCCACAGGGGACTATGACTACTCAGAAGAATATGATAATGAGCCACAAATATCCGGCTATGTTATAGATGATTCAGTCAGAG TTGAACAGGTAATTAAGCCcaagaaaaataagacagaagGGGACAGGACTTCAGAcaaacccaaaagaaagaaaaagggaagcaaAAGTGGGAAAggtagaagaaacaaaaagaagaaaaagaacccatGTGATACGAATTTCCAGAACTTCTGCATTCATGGTGAATGTGTATACATCGAGAACCTTGCAGTGACATGCAA GTGTGATTCTGAATACTTTGGTGAACGCTGTGGAGAAAAATCCATGAAGACTCAGAGCAAAGATGACAATGACCTATCCAAGATTGCATTAGCAGCCAtaactgtctttgtctctgtggtAACCCTCATAGCTGTTGGCATTGTTGTCACAGTCCA GCTTCGAAAACGATACTTCAAGGAATatgaaggagaagcagaagagcGAAAGAAGCTTCGACAAGAAACTGGAAATGTACCTGTCATAGCCTAG